The DNA segment CTCCATCGCCCATGTCCGATTGTTATCCTTTTTCACACCGGCGATATCCATAGACAGCAATACATTTTCAACTGCGGTCAAATTCATCAGCAGGTTAAAGCTTTGAAAGATAACCCCTACATAGCGGCTCCTGTACAAATACTGATCCACCTCGCTGATGTCCTTATCATTGTATATAATTTTACCCTCTGTGGGTCTGGTGAGCTGGGAAAGCAGAGAAAGCAGCGTTGTCTTTCCTGCCCCGGAGCGCCCTGTTATTGCATACAGCTTACCTGAGGTAAAGCTGTAGCTCACATGCTGTAGCACACGGTCTCTTCCATTGTAGCTGTAGCCGATATCCTGTAATTCCAGTTGCATTTTTCTTCCTCCTATTCCCTGTTCGATAATATTTTCAATGGCTCATAGCGCAGAATGGTCATGACAGCCATACCGGAGGAAAGCAACGTCAGCAATATGGCAATACCGCCAAGCTCCAGCAAAACCCTTCCGTTGGTGGCACTGCTGATTTCCTCGATATAGGATACCTTCTGGTTCCCTGGCTGTCCCTTATTCATACCGCGGCCGCCGGGCTCTCCTGCATTGCCAAAAGGGCCAGTTTCCTGTGTTGTAGAGACTTCTGCAGACTGTGACTGCAGCAGCGTATTGGTGAGCGGCACACTACCAGCGGCTCCGATTCCGCAGCCAAGCATGATGGAAATTAAAGTGACAATGAAGATTTCACATATAAACTGTAAGGCGATTTTTTTCTTATTCATACCAATGGCCGCCAGTACTCCGATTTCATATTTCCGCTCACGGATATGATAGATATTCAATACCACCAGAATCACTCCGCCGATGATCAGAACAACAGCCAGGAAATAGCCGGCATAGGTACTCAGATTTTCCAGTGGCACCAGGCTTTGTTCATAAGCTGCTACATCACTGGAGGATACCGTATAATCATCACTCAGTCCAAGCTTGCGTGCCTGTTCTTCGAATGTATCATAGGCCTCCACATTTTCAAACACATAGGTGCCGCGGGTCTGGGTGCGAAGCGCATTATCACTGGAGGAGGCAGCACTCTTTTCTGCAATACTGTTCAGCGCCTCATATGACATATAGATTTGATTTGCCGGATCCATGCTGTTCATCCCCATACCGGAATCTGTGGCAGAAGTAGTTGTATATATACCGACAACCTTGATTTTATAGCTTTCTTCCTCATCCGATGGATTGGTAAAGGTAATTGTATCGTTGATGGCGATATCATTTAAGGTTGCCAGCTCCTTATTGATTACACATTCCAGTGCAGCACTGCCCTCTGTGAAAAGCTCCCCTTCATGTAACGTGGCAGTTCCATCGCTAAAGGCTGTCATGGCAGCATAGGAGCTGTAGCCGGTAACTGTAAAATCACCCTGATTCTGCATACCTCCCATACCCTTTCCTTCCATAGGCATATTATTACCCTGAGAGTCAGCACTGGAGGAAGCTGAGGAGGTTGATACCGCATCAATAGAGGAGGCATTCAGTGAAGCACTCTGCGTATAATAAAAATCCTTTACCGAGTCTGCCTTCGCATACGTTTTTAATTCATCCAGAGACAGCTCCTTCATCCCGGACATTTTTTCTTTCATACTGCTGCGGGTGTCTTCTGAATCCTCCGGTGGGTTTTGCCGCAGCTCCTCCATCACAGACTGTCTGTCCATACTGATGGAAGCGGTGATATTCAGATTGGATAACCCACTTTCCCGTTCGCTGACAGCAGCCTGTCGAATCGACAAGGCAAGGCAGGCGGACAGACCGATGACAAGAGCAATACAGCCAATCAGAATGTTTCGGCCCTTTGACCGCGTTATATTTCGTAATGCATTTTTGATGATATACATGATGATTCTCCTTTCACGGATTCAGTATATCGTGGTCAGGTGATGAGGATGTGAACAAGTCATGAAAAACAAAGGAAAACACCCGCCGGGTGTTTCTGCTGTTCTATTCAAATTAGGGAATGCTGTATGTGTAAAAATGAAAGAAGAAGGAGAATTCCCTTTCTACAGGAGTCTTTCCTTCCTCTTATTCAATCTTAAACTTGTAGTTAAAGGGGATACATCCCTTTACTCGATTGGCCGCTGGTAAAATCTTCCCTCGACACTTTCGGTTTTGGTAACATTAACAAAGCTGGTCTGATCAATTTCACGAATTCTGGTGACCAGTCCTTTAACGTTCTGCGATTCAACCACCGTATACAGCATGGTTCTCGGTCGCCCGTAATAGGTGCCGATGCCCTCCACACGGGTAACACCATGGTGTGTGGAATTCTGGATTTCTTCAATGACGATATCCGGATTGCTGGTAACGATAAACAGTGTCATTCGCTTATAGCGGGTATGTACAAAATTGATTACCTGTGTGGAACAGAATTGAAAGATAATAGAGTACAAAGCTGCATTCCAACCAAACAGATACCCCGCAGCCACCAGCATCACAGCATTCATCGCCAGAATATAATTCCAGGCAGGCTGATTTGTTCTCTGGGAAATCCACATAGCAATAAAATCCGTTCCCCCGCTGCTGGCATTTCCACGCAATGCGATTCCCAAGGCAACGCCCTGCAGGATCCCACCGAATATAGTAATCAGCAGGATATCCTCTGTAATGTTTGTTCTTGGCAGAACCTCGACGAATACTCCGGTTAAAACAATCATGACACAAGAATACATCGTAAATTTCTTTCCAACTGTCTTATAGCCGATATATGCCGGTATGGCATTCAATGCAAAGTTGACGGCAGAATACGGAATCTGCATATCTAAATATTTTTCCGCATAGCGCTGAATAAATACGGTCAGTCCGGTGAAGCCTCCGGGAAACAGCCCTCCCGCATTGATAAAGGTATTGATATTGATAGCACAAAGAAGCGAACCTACGATAACACAGCCTACCGTGATCAAATCTCTGCCACTTATTTTTAATCTCATTCTTCTACTCCCTTTTTCTTTGGTCATGCATTATTATACTATCTTTTTTTCTACATGCAACCGTTTTCCCGATGATACCTGTTTACTTTTCAGGATGTAAATTTTCACTTTCGTATAGCACAGCTTACACGTTTTTTCGCAAGCACTTACACCTATTTTTTTCGATAAGTGATACTATTGCATTCCGCAAATTCATACAATGCATATGGAAGGAGAGTTGTCATGAAACAATTTTTAGCTGTTGCCGCTCTGGATGAGACGGCAGTAAAGCAAAATGAAATGCTTAAGAATTCCCGTATATACACAGAGGGATTTACCGTACTGCGGCATGAACATATGGAGTTTTCCGTTTTGGTGGATGGAGAGCTGTACAACCAAAGGAGCCTGCATGAGGAGCTGCAAAAGGCAGGCTTTCCAAAGCCTGCGGGTTTAGAGGAAACAGTTTTGTATGCGTATCTTTTGTGGGGAGAAAAAGCGATGCTGCATATGGAAGGGGCATATTCCTTTCTGATACAAGCCAAGGATTCCCTGTTCTGCGCAAAAGACCCGCTGGGACTGCGGCCTATTTATTATCTATTAGCGGATGATTGCATATGGATCAGCAGCCGGATACAAACGCTGCTGGACGCCGCGAAAAGAAAAGCAGTGCTGGATCGCAGTGGTATATTGGAGCTATTTGCCTTTGGTCCCAGCATCAGCGAGGATTGCACGTTGTATAAGGATGTTTCTGCACTTCCGATGGGTTACCTGCTTCGCGTTTCCAATGCAGAGCTGAAGGTAAAACAATACTACACTCTGCATGCCCTGCCTCATACCGATACACTGGAGGAAACATTAGAAAGGGTTCATGAACTGATGTGCGCATCCATCCATGCCCAGGCGGATGGTGCACAGGCCAGCTTTTTATCCGGTGGTCTGGATTCCAGTCTGATTACCAGTATCGCGGCCAGTGCAAATCCAAGCTGGCGAACCTATTCCCTGGATTATGAGGGAAACAAGGAGAATTTCAAGGGAAATATGTATCAGGTGTCAATGGATACCGCCTTCATTCAGGACATGTGTGCATATTGTCATTGCAGTCACACCCCGCTTATGATTACACAGCAGGAATTATGTGATTTGCTGGAGGATGCAATGGCTGCCAGAGAGACACCGGGTATGGCGGATGTGGATTCCAGTCTGCTGTGGCTGTGTCAACAGGTGGCAGAGCATGAGCAGGTTATATTGAGTGGTGAATGCTCAGACGAAATTTTTGGCGGATATCCGTGGTTTTACCGCGATGAGCTGAAGGATCTGGATACCTTTCCATGGCTTCGTTCCACAAAGGAGCGCATTTCCCTTCTCCATCCTGATCTGCGCGAGCTGCCGTTTGAGGATTATATCGCAAAACGCTATGCACAAAGTATAGAGAACATCGAATTTCTGGATACGGATACCGAGGAGGATCGAAGAGCAAGAATTCATACCGTTTTATGTCTCCACTGGTTCATGCAGACACTGGTAACCCGTCAGGTGTGTATGGGGGATGCCGCAAGCCTGAATATTCGCGCTCCCTTTGCCAATGTCAAGCTGCTGGAATATGTTTACAATATCCCCTGGAATATGAAATTTCTGCAGCAGGAGGAAAAGGGTATTCTGCGAAAGGCATTTGAACAGGAGCTGCCGGAAAGTGTCGCACATCGCAAGAAAAACCCGTTTCCGAAAACACACAATCCACAGTATGCCGAGCTGATCAGTAAACGCCTGCGTGAGCGTTATGATGATCCAAAGAGTCCTTTGCATCAGTTATTTGATGATGCAATGCTGAGGAAGCTGATTGAAAGCAAGGGGGAAAGCTTCCAGCTGCCATGGTACGGTCAGTTAATGAGCGGGCCGCAGCTGCTAGCCTATCTGTATCAAATCGACCGATGGATCATCACCCGGAATATCACGATTGAAAAATAGAAAATATAAGAAAAACGACAGACTATTCTGCCGTTTTTTCATGCTTCACTTCTGCTTCGTCCATGACCTTTTGCAGCTCAACCAGTTGGCTTGTTCTCAGCATTTCCCGAATCTGCCGCAGCTCCTTCAGGCAGTTTTTCAGTACATTGAATATGGAGGCAAGCACAAATAAGACACAGATGATAAGACAGTAAACAAAAATATCCATAAAGATTCTCCCTTCATAATTAAAATCAGTTCTACTACGAAGCATTAAACCATCAGAATATCCTCCAGAGCCTTTTTACTTGACAGTTATTTCCTTCACTCTTAGCCATATCTGATAGTTAATTATCTCATAAAATTAAAATATTTCCTATGTATAATATTAAGTTTTGTGTTTTTAAAATCCTGATTATATTATATAGATAACGCAATTTCAAAAACCTTATATAGAAACTGTTTTCTTAATTCATCAGACAAATGCCATTCCCATGCATCGTGTTTTTCATCTATCGGATGCAAATCCGAAACCATCAAAACTGAAGCAACTCGCATATGTAGATACCTTCCAACGCTGAATAAGGCTGAAGTCTCCATATCAACTCCTACACAGCCCTTTTCTTTCCACAAGCGTTCTTTATAGAATGTTTGCCTGTAAATAGCATCTGTAGAAACGATGGGTGCTACTTTATAATGAGAAAGAGCTGTCATCATTGCGTTTCGTAAGTCATAGTCCGGTGTACTGTATTCCAAATGTTCATAATAATGTAATGTGGTTCCTTCTTCGACATATGCTTTATTGGGAATTATTATTTCACCTGCTCTTGTTTTCCCAGCAAATCCTCCCATCAATCCAATAGAAATAACATTTTCAACTCCAAAAGCTTTGAGCACTTCGATTGTATCTGCTGCCATTGGTGCCCCGCGTCCACCATCCAGGAAACAGACCTTATCATCCCCTATTCGTTTATATATTTGGCAGGCATTCAAAAATCTTGGAAATTTATCCGTAATCAATTCTATTTTATATCTTCTCTTTATATAATCAAATCCACTCATATATAGTAATACAGCTGTTTTTGGCAGCTTAGCAAGCTTAGCTTCTGCGTGCTTTGAACTTACTTGTTTCTCACTTGTTATAACAGGATTTGTTACATCCTCTTTGTAAAACCACATTTTAACACCTCCTTTACAAAATCAAATCCATGCTAGTGCACCTGCAATCGTACGATTTTCATGGTAATGGATATATAAATTTCTATGTAGGACAAGTTAGATAATTATTTACCTATCATGATTAGAAATAAAGTCTTATACTTTCATACCTGATTTTTGATACAGACTCCTCTTCACACCCAATTCTCATTCAGATGCAGTCTCTTCTTTTTTCTCCAGCTGCACCTCCTGAATCTCCTCAAAGCGCTTTACAATCTTACCGGCCGTAATTGATAACTGACGCATATCCTGATAGCTGCGTTCAAAATCATTGCTCACTGCCTGATAGCGCTTATCAAAGCGTTCAAATTCCACCTGCAGATGCTTCAGCTCCTGCTGAATCTGTTCTACATGCTCATTGCGCTGTACCCCCAGATAAATAGCGCGGATTGCCGTCAGATACGCCATCAGCGTTGTCGGCGACACCATATACACCTTTTCGGCATAGGAATACTGCACCACTTCATCACAGCTTGCATAAATATAGGAAAACACCGCTTCTGCGGGAAGAAACATACAGGCAAACTCCGCTGTTTCCTGCGGTAGGATATACTTTGACGCAATGGCACGGACATGCTTTTTCACATCCTGTACAAACGCAGCCTGTGCTTTTGCTTTCTCCTGCGCCGTATCCGCATGCATGAGGCGGTTATAATTCTCCAGCGGAAATTTAGCATCAATACAAATCATACGCAGTGGTTCACTCGCAAACAATACAGCGTCTGCAATCATGCCATTGCTCAGCTTATACTGCTTCTGATAGCGGTGCTCATCCGTTCCCATTGCCGTCTCCAGCAGACTGTATAGCTCTATCTCACCAAAAATACCTCTTGTTTTTTTATCATTCAGAATATTCTGCAGCTGCAATATAGAAGCGGACACCTCTTTTATACTCTGCTGGCTTTCATCCAGCTTTCCCATCTGCTGCAACACCTTTCCAAACACCTGCGTTGTGGTCTGATAGCCATGATGCAGGTTTTCATTCAATGTAAGCTCCAAATGGCTCATCCGCTGTTCCACATTTTCATGCAGAGACTGCAGGTCTGTCTTCATCAGCTGGGAAATCTGTGTCTGTAACAGCATCAGCTGATTGTTCCACTGCTGCTGCATGGCAGCCATATCCTCACGCTGGCCGCTCAGCTCCCGCAATATACGCTCCTGTTCTGTTCCCCTTGTTGGACGAAGCTGCAGAAACAGAAAGATAAACAGCAGCACAACGCAAAGAATTAAAAATATTAACACATACAATTCCATAATTATCTCTCCTAGCGGTTTTCATTATATCATACATTCCACTCAGGCATTCAGAAAAGATAAATAACGCTTGCATAGCTGCATACTTCTGCGAATACAGCGGACATCCACAGAAACAAACAGCTCGCTTTCATCATGGAACTGTACAATGCAGCCCTTCTCTTTGCGGCGGATCTCATCCACGGCACGGTAGTTGATCCAAATACATTCCGGATTGCGCAGTGCTCTTGTTGGAAACAGAATATCCTGATATACCTCGGATAAAAGAATCGGTACCTTTTGATGAATATCCAGATTGCACGCTGCCGCTTCCCTCCTTCCCTCACAGGTACTTCCATAACGCAGGCACAGTCTTTGCAAAATCACTAGCAGCGGCTCCTGTAAAACAGTCTGCTGTCCGTTTTCCTGTACCATAAGACAGCTTCGTTCGTCAATTCTACGAAGATAATATACCATTGTCCCCCTCCTTCAACACGATATGCTCCTTATGGTTATAACACATATGGATAAAAACCGGAGTAAAAATCATCAAATACGGAAGAGAAGCATATAAAATATGAGAATAAAAGCGGTAAATGAAGCTTTCAGGCGAAAAAAAGGAACAGAGTATGTGCTCTGTTCCCATTTCTCAATTACTAGCAGCAGCCCCCGTCGCATCCGCCACCGCATCCGGAGCATCCGCTTTCCTGAGCTGCCATCTGCTGCTCGTATACCAAGGTATCGATGACGATACATTCGATTTCCACCTTGACATCCTTCGGCAGACGAGCCACCTGTACACAGCTTCTTGCCGGATATGGTTCTTCCAGATAGCTGCCGTATACTTCATTCAGCTTATCAAAATCATTCAGGTCGCTTACAAAGATCGTTGTTTTCACAATGTGCTTATAATCCAGGCCCATATCAGCAAGAACTGCCTTGATATTTTTCATGACCTGATGTGTCTGTTCCTCAATAGTGGTTCCTTCTACTTCTCCGGTTTCCGGATTCAAAGGAATCTGTCCGCTCAGGTAAACAAAATCACCCAGCTTTACTGCCGGAGAATACGGCCCCAGCGCCTTTGGTGCATTTGCAGGTTTCACTGCTTTTAAAAATACGTTCATAATAGCCTCCTAGTCTAAATCGTCATCCATTTGTGACAAGATCTGCATTTCGATTCTGGCTGCCATACCATCCTTGGTATCCAGAACCTTAATTTCAAAGTTTTCAAATTCTATTTCACGGCCTTTGCGGACCTTGCGATGGTTGTTTAATTCAAAGATCCAGGCAGCGAAGGTTCTAGCTTTTGTTTTCGGCGCATCCTGATCTTCTACGTATGTATCGAAGAAATCGACAAGTGACACATTGCCATCGATCGTAAAGGTATGGTGTCCGATTTCAACGACATGATTGGGAAGAGGATCATATTCATCATAAATCTCTCCAACCAGCTCTTCCAATACATCCTCCAGTGTTACAATTCCCACGAATACATGTGAGGTCAGGGATTCCTCAACGATCGCCATATGCTCTCTTGATTTCTGGATATCCTCCAAAACCGCTGGCAGCTTCTTTCGCTGTGTAACAAATACCGGCTCCTGCATCATTTCGGAAATAACGATTTCCTTATCCTCCAGCAATGCATCCAAAACATCACGGACACGCAGGATACCGACAACCTCGGTCGTCTGATAGGAAATCACAGGTAAACGGGACAGCTTATGATCATGCAGAACCTGCTTCATCTGATCATAGGTCGCATTGTCATACAGAAAGACCACCTGATCCTTGGGAACCATGATATCGCGAACGTTTTTATCGTCAAATTCAATAACGCTTTCAATCAGCTCGCGTTCTTCCTGTTCCAGAACCCCCTCCTGTTCAATCGTTGATACGATTTCCAGAAGCTCATCCTCTGTCGCCGTTACATTTTCTATTTCCATTTTCTTTTCCCAGTGCGTCTCAATGGACTCTACAATAAAGGAAATCGGACGAAACAGCAATACCATGACAGACAGCGGCTTTGCCATGAACAAAGCGACGGCTTCCGCTTTTGCCTTTGCTACAATTTTTGGCGTGATCTCTCCAAAGGTCAGAATCAGCACCGTCATAATTCCGGTCGCAACCGCCACACCGGCACTTCCGAACATTTGTGTAAACAGCTCTGTCGCGATTGAAGTAGCCAGAATATTAACAACGTTGTTACCGATCAATATCGTTGTAATAGCTGCCGTAAAATTTTTGGAAATGCTGTACGCCGTACGGGCACGCTTGTCTCCGTTTTTCGCCATCTGCTTCAGACGTATCATATTCACTGAGGAATATGCGGTCTCCGTTGACGAAAATAATGCACTGAAAGCTACCAGTATAAGTAAAACGATGAGAAGACATATTTGCGATCCATCCAAGAATTACCACTCCCTACCGTATGTCCGTTTAGAAAAAGATGGTTGAAAGACTCTTCACCATAGTCAATATTATAAACGAAAATTGGAAAAATTCAATGGAAACGACTATATTCTTACGATATCCTCAGCCATTTTCATCACATTTTCTGACAAAGCCCTCATAATCCATATATACGGGTGCAGAAAGATAGATATTGTTATTCGACCAGCGCAAAA comes from the Erysipelotrichaceae bacterium 66202529 genome and includes:
- a CDS encoding ATP-binding cassette domain-containing protein encodes the protein MQLELQDIGYSYNGRDRVLQHVSYSFTSGKLYAITGRSGAGKTTLLSLLSQLTRPTEGKIIYNDKDISEVDQYLYRSRYVGVIFQSFNLLMNLTAVENVLLSMDIAGVKKDNNRTWAMELLEKVGLSDEEANRRILKLSGGQQQRVAIARALSYDPDIILADEPTGNLDEDTQEEIMEIFRNLAYDEQKCIILVTHSPVVAAQADEIYALAGIAKQRKKRKGV
- a CDS encoding FtsX-like permease family protein — its product is MYIIKNALRNITRSKGRNILIGCIALVIGLSACLALSIRQAAVSERESGLSNLNITASISMDRQSVMEELRQNPPEDSEDTRSSMKEKMSGMKELSLDELKTYAKADSVKDFYYTQSASLNASSIDAVSTSSASSSADSQGNNMPMEGKGMGGMQNQGDFTVTGYSSYAAMTAFSDGTATLHEGELFTEGSAALECVINKELATLNDIAINDTITFTNPSDEEESYKIKVVGIYTTTSATDSGMGMNSMDPANQIYMSYEALNSIAEKSAASSSDNALRTQTRGTYVFENVEAYDTFEEQARKLGLSDDYTVSSSDVAAYEQSLVPLENLSTYAGYFLAVVLIIGGVILVVLNIYHIRERKYEIGVLAAIGMNKKKIALQFICEIFIVTLISIMLGCGIGAAGSVPLTNTLLQSQSAEVSTTQETGPFGNAGEPGGRGMNKGQPGNQKVSYIEEISSATNGRVLLELGGIAILLTLLSSGMAVMTILRYEPLKILSNRE
- a CDS encoding DUF2179 domain-containing protein → MRLKISGRDLITVGCVIVGSLLCAININTFINAGGLFPGGFTGLTVFIQRYAEKYLDMQIPYSAVNFALNAIPAYIGYKTVGKKFTMYSCVMIVLTGVFVEVLPRTNITEDILLITIFGGILQGVALGIALRGNASSGGTDFIAMWISQRTNQPAWNYILAMNAVMLVAAGYLFGWNAALYSIIFQFCSTQVINFVHTRYKRMTLFIVTSNPDIVIEEIQNSTHHGVTRVEGIGTYYGRPRTMLYTVVESQNVKGLVTRIREIDQTSFVNVTKTESVEGRFYQRPIE
- a CDS encoding asparagine synthase, producing the protein MKQFLAVAALDETAVKQNEMLKNSRIYTEGFTVLRHEHMEFSVLVDGELYNQRSLHEELQKAGFPKPAGLEETVLYAYLLWGEKAMLHMEGAYSFLIQAKDSLFCAKDPLGLRPIYYLLADDCIWISSRIQTLLDAAKRKAVLDRSGILELFAFGPSISEDCTLYKDVSALPMGYLLRVSNAELKVKQYYTLHALPHTDTLEETLERVHELMCASIHAQADGAQASFLSGGLDSSLITSIAASANPSWRTYSLDYEGNKENFKGNMYQVSMDTAFIQDMCAYCHCSHTPLMITQQELCDLLEDAMAARETPGMADVDSSLLWLCQQVAEHEQVILSGECSDEIFGGYPWFYRDELKDLDTFPWLRSTKERISLLHPDLRELPFEDYIAKRYAQSIENIEFLDTDTEEDRRARIHTVLCLHWFMQTLVTRQVCMGDAASLNIRAPFANVKLLEYVYNIPWNMKFLQQEEKGILRKAFEQELPESVAHRKKNPFPKTHNPQYAELISKRLRERYDDPKSPLHQLFDDAMLRKLIESKGESFQLPWYGQLMSGPQLLAYLYQIDRWIITRNITIEK
- a CDS encoding uridine phosphorylase; protein product: MWFYKEDVTNPVITSEKQVSSKHAEAKLAKLPKTAVLLYMSGFDYIKRRYKIELITDKFPRFLNACQIYKRIGDDKVCFLDGGRGAPMAADTIEVLKAFGVENVISIGLMGGFAGKTRAGEIIIPNKAYVEEGTTLHYYEHLEYSTPDYDLRNAMMTALSHYKVAPIVSTDAIYRQTFYKERLWKEKGCVGVDMETSALFSVGRYLHMRVASVLMVSDLHPIDEKHDAWEWHLSDELRKQFLYKVFEIALSI
- the rmuC gene encoding DNA recombination protein RmuC, which translates into the protein MELYVLIFLILCVVLLFIFLFLQLRPTRGTEQERILRELSGQREDMAAMQQQWNNQLMLLQTQISQLMKTDLQSLHENVEQRMSHLELTLNENLHHGYQTTTQVFGKVLQQMGKLDESQQSIKEVSASILQLQNILNDKKTRGIFGEIELYSLLETAMGTDEHRYQKQYKLSNGMIADAVLFASEPLRMICIDAKFPLENYNRLMHADTAQEKAKAQAAFVQDVKKHVRAIASKYILPQETAEFACMFLPAEAVFSYIYASCDEVVQYSYAEKVYMVSPTTLMAYLTAIRAIYLGVQRNEHVEQIQQELKHLQVEFERFDKRYQAVSNDFERSYQDMRQLSITAGKIVKRFEEIQEVQLEKKEETASE
- a CDS encoding competence protein ComK, giving the protein MVYYLRRIDERSCLMVQENGQQTVLQEPLLVILQRLCLRYGSTCEGRREAAACNLDIHQKVPILLSEVYQDILFPTRALRNPECIWINYRAVDEIRRKEKGCIVQFHDESELFVSVDVRCIRRSMQLCKRYLSFLNA
- a CDS encoding RidA family protein produces the protein MNVFLKAVKPANAPKALGPYSPAVKLGDFVYLSGQIPLNPETGEVEGTTIEEQTHQVMKNIKAVLADMGLDYKHIVKTTIFVSDLNDFDKLNEVYGSYLEEPYPARSCVQVARLPKDVKVEIECIVIDTLVYEQQMAAQESGCSGCGGGCDGGCC
- a CDS encoding DUF21 domain-containing protein, giving the protein MDGSQICLLIVLLILVAFSALFSSTETAYSSVNMIRLKQMAKNGDKRARTAYSISKNFTAAITTILIGNNVVNILATSIATELFTQMFGSAGVAVATGIMTVLILTFGEITPKIVAKAKAEAVALFMAKPLSVMVLLFRPISFIVESIETHWEKKMEIENVTATEDELLEIVSTIEQEGVLEQEERELIESVIEFDDKNVRDIMVPKDQVVFLYDNATYDQMKQVLHDHKLSRLPVISYQTTEVVGILRVRDVLDALLEDKEIVISEMMQEPVFVTQRKKLPAVLEDIQKSREHMAIVEESLTSHVFVGIVTLEDVLEELVGEIYDEYDPLPNHVVEIGHHTFTIDGNVSLVDFFDTYVEDQDAPKTKARTFAAWIFELNNHRKVRKGREIEFENFEIKVLDTKDGMAARIEMQILSQMDDDLD